In Candidatus Marinimicrobia bacterium CG08_land_8_20_14_0_20_45_22, the genomic window CATCCGAAATCTCGACTTTTGCTCCGCTTTGGGCTTGAACGGCTTTGATATTTTTTCCACCAGGACCGATGATCTCGCCGATCAATTCGATATCGACTTTCATCGTGATCATCTTCGGCGCGAAGGGAGAAATTTCCGGTCTGGGTTGACTGATGGTTTTTTCCATCGTATTGATGATAAAGAATCTGCCTTCCTTCGCCTGTTCAAGCGCCGAGCGCATGATGCTTGTGGAAATGCCTTGGACCTTTAAATCCATCTGGATTGCAGTGATACCGGTTTTTGTACCGGTAACTTTAAAATCCATATCACCGTAATGGTCTTCCGCTCCCAAAATATCCGTCAGCACGATGTATTGATCGTTTTCCTTGATCAGTCCCATTGCAATACCTGCAACGGTGCAACGAACGGGAATTCCGGCATCCATCATCGCAAGCGAACCCGCGCAGACGGTTGCCATTGATGAAGATCCGTTCGATTCAAGAATGTCGGAGACGATTCGAACGGTGTATGGAAATTCCTCTTCGCCGGGAATCTGCGTCCTCAAAGCGCGCTCGGCGAGATGTCCATGACCGATCTCCCGTCTGCCGGTTCCGCGCAGAGGACGTACTTCGCCAACGCTGAATGGCGGAAAATTGTAATGCAACATGAACTTTTTCGTGAATTCCTCGCGATCAATGGCATCGATAATCTGCTCGTCAAGTTTTGTGCCGAGTGTTACCGAACCGAGACTCTGAGTCTCGCCACGCGTAAAAAGCGCAGAGCCATGAGCACGTGGCAAAACGCCTATTTCACAAGTAATCGGACGGATCTCTTTTAATCCTCTGCCATCCAACCGAATACCGGATTCAACAATTTTTTTCCGCATATCATTTTTCAGAATTTCATCAACAATCTTTTCGACGACGCTTCCCATCCCGGGAAAGGGCTCTTCGAGTTCCTCTTTGAGACTTTTCAGAAAAAATGCTATTGCGTCTGAGCGAGTTTTCTTTTTCTGTTTACCCTTTTCACGCCAATCGAGTAACATCGGCAACGTTTTCGCTTCGACCGCTTCGACAAATCCTTCGGGCATAACCGGAACCTGAAACACGGCTTTGACCGGCTTAACTTCAGCAATGAGTTCTTTCTGAAGTTGAATGATCTGAACAATTGCCTGATGTCCAAATTCGATGGCGCTGACGATAACTTCCTCGGAAATTTCTTTCGCTTCTCCTTCCACCATCACGACGGATTCTTCAGTTCCTGCGATAACAATTTCCATTTCGCTTTTTTCCATCTGAGGAATCGTCGGATTTAAAATATATTCTCCGTCGATTCGACCGACACGAACCCCGGCAATCGGTCCCAAAAATGGGATTTCCGAAATGCTGAGAGCCGCCGAAGCACCGATGATTCCGAGAATATCGCCCGGATTTTCCTGATCGCTTGAGATTACGCTGGCAATTACCTGCGTATCTGAGAAAAACCCGTTGGGAAATAGCGGACGGATCGGGCGGTCGATCAGACGCGAACCTAAAATTTCTCTCTCGGATGGACGCCCTTCACGCTTAAAAAAACCACCCGGGATTTTACCTGCGGCATAAG contains:
- the pnp gene encoding polyribonucleotide nucleotidyltransferase, whose product is MTLGGRELIIETGKMAKQASGSVTVRYADTIALVTATANLLSTPKQDFFPLQCEYQERAYAAGKIPGGFFKREGRPSEREILGSRLIDRPIRPLFPNGFFSDTQVIASVISSDQENPGDILGIIGASAALSISEIPFLGPIAGVRVGRIDGEYILNPTIPQMEKSEMEIVIAGTEESVVMVEGEAKEISEEVIVSAIEFGHQAIVQIIQLQKELIAEVKPVKAVFQVPVMPEGFVEAVEAKTLPMLLDWREKGKQKKKTRSDAIAFFLKSLKEELEEPFPGMGSVVEKIVDEILKNDMRKKIVESGIRLDGRGLKEIRPITCEIGVLPRAHGSALFTRGETQSLGSVTLGTKLDEQIIDAIDREEFTKKFMLHYNFPPFSVGEVRPLRGTGRREIGHGHLAERALRTQIPGEEEFPYTVRIVSDILESNGSSSMATVCAGSLAMMDAGIPVRCTVAGIAMGLIKENDQYIVLTDILGAEDHYGDMDFKVTGTKTGITAIQMDLKVQGISTSIMRSALEQAKEGRFFIINTMEKTISQPRPEISPFAPKMITMKVDIELIGEIIGPGGKNIKAVQAQSGAKVEISDDGMIFISAPDGSAGENAKRLIEGMIAKPEEGAIYRNCAVKRLETYGAFVEILPGKEGLLHISEVAWKRTDDINTIMKVGDKVDVLLKKISSPGRFELSMKELLPKPEGYTEERNSGHEHSGRDRDNRGS